In Pyrus communis chromosome 1, drPyrComm1.1, whole genome shotgun sequence, the following are encoded in one genomic region:
- the LOC137716023 gene encoding receptor-like protein 44, which produces MGSAPTPARTASTSAMLLITLLNVAVFRPTTSDPSDEACLTHLSESLQDPTKSLHNWTKSTFANPCSGFTSYLQGATCNNGRIYKLSLTNLSLRGSISPFLANCTNLQALDLSSNFLAGPIPSDLQSLVNLAVLNLSSNQLSGPIPPQLTLCAYLNVIDLHDNSLTGPIPQQLGLLVRLSAFDVSNNKLAGPIPVSLGNRSGNLPRFNATSFEGNKELYGYPLPPLKSKGLSVLAIVGIGLGSGFASLVLSFTGVCIWLKITERKMALEEGKISHLMPDY; this is translated from the coding sequence ATGGGTTCTGCTCCTACTCCTGCTAGAACTGCTTCTACTTCTGCTATGTTATTGATAACTCTGCTAAACGTCGCTGTTTTCCGACCCACCACATCAGATCCGAGCGACGAGGCGTGCCTAACCCATCTGAGCGAATCCCTCCAAGACCCAACAAAATCCCTCCACAATTGGACCAAATCCACCTTCGCCAACCCCTGCAGCGGCTTCACCTCCTACCTCCAGGGCGCCACCTGCAACAATGGCCGCATCTACAAGCTCTCTCTCACCAACCTCTCACTCCGCGGCTCCATCTCCCCCTTCCTCGCCAACTGCACCAACCTCCAGGCCCTCGACCTCTCCTCCAACTTCCTCGCCGGCCCCATCCCCTCCGACCTCCAGTCCCTCGTCAACCTTGCCGTCCTCAACCTCTCCTCCAACCAATTATCCGGTCCGATTCCGCCGCAGCTCACATTGTGCGCCTACCTCAACGTCATCGACCTCCACGACAACTCCCTCACCGGCCCCATTCCCCAGCAATTGGGCCTTCTCGTCCGCCTCTCCGCCTTCGACGTCTCCAACAACAAGCTCGCGGGTCCGATTCCGGTCTCGCTGGGCAATCGGAGCGGGAACCTGCCGAGATTCAATGCGACATCGTTTGAGGGAAACAAGGAGCTTTATGGGTACCCTTTGCCGCCACTGAAAAGCAAGGGGCTTTCGGTTCTGGCGATCGTCGGCATCGGATTGGGAAGTGGGTTCGCGAGCTTGGTGCTTAGCTTTACCGGCGTCTGCATTTGGTTGAAAATTACAGAGCGGAAGATGGCGCTGGAAGAAGGGAAGATCAGCCACCTCATGCCTGATTACTGA